The following coding sequences are from one Paenibacillus stellifer window:
- the rplK gene encoding 50S ribosomal protein L11, which produces MAKKVIKMVKLQIPAGKANPAPPVGPALGQAGVNIMAFCKEFNARTADQAGLIIPVEITVFEDRSFTFITKTPPAAVLLRIAAKVEKGSGEPNKKKVAKLNRAAVREIAEQKMPDLNAASVEAAMRMVEGTARSMGITIED; this is translated from the coding sequence ATTCCTGCAGGGAAAGCGAACCCTGCGCCACCGGTTGGTCCGGCGCTTGGTCAAGCAGGTGTCAACATCATGGCATTCTGTAAGGAATTCAACGCGCGTACCGCCGATCAAGCCGGCCTGATTATTCCGGTTGAAATCACGGTATTCGAAGACCGTTCCTTCACTTTCATCACTAAAACTCCTCCGGCTGCCGTTCTGCTCCGCATCGCTGCGAAGGTAGAAAAGGGCTCCGGCGAACCGAACAAGAAGAAGGTTGCGAAGCTGAACCGCGCTGCAGTGCGTGAAATCGCCGAGCAAAAAATGCCTGACCTTAACGCTGCTTCCGTAGAAGCTGCAATGCGTATGGTTGAAGGTACTGCCCGCAGCATGGGCATCACGATCGAAGACTAA